The following are encoded in a window of Drosophila simulans strain w501 chromosome 3L, Prin_Dsim_3.1, whole genome shotgun sequence genomic DNA:
- the LOC123327202 gene encoding uncharacterized protein LOC123327202, producing MAASDLALAKFISVSDRLSEFEAQINTPESAAPTVTMLGVRRDQVRTLWDKVEKEYDLCPECLVSAGEAAASNMPILRAKYNYCYSVYERCVAQLVDKIEQGTSQSIPTANAAPQAYISSGCRLPPCDTEVFTGADSTEEA from the coding sequence atggctgcttcagatctagcgctagccaaattcatttcggtttctgacCGCTTAAGCGAATTTGAGGCTCAGATCAACACTCCGGAATCCGCAGCTCCAACTGTCACGATGCTTGGCGTCCGTCGCGACCAAGTCCGAACCCTATGGGACAAGGTTGAAAAGGAATACGATCTCTGCCCAGAGTGCCTTGTGTCAGCAGGCGAAGCGGCAGCAAGCAACATGCCTATTCTCAGGGCTAAATACAATTATTGCTATTCAGTCTATGAAAGGTGtgttgcccagctcgttgataaaatcgagcagggcacttctcagtccatcccaaccgcgaacgctgcgccccaggcctacatttcctctggctgtcggttgcctccatgcgatacagaagttttca